The proteins below are encoded in one region of Streptomyces marianii:
- a CDS encoding Rv1733c family protein, producing the protein MAHDLSEPRRQGTSRHSLWRHLLRATGRDTGPLVRPADRAHSRLVTECALAVVAALVLAAVAAWGTWNAEHRRALDDRQQRQQITATTVTRAAARTSESGSGLADAARAEATWRGPGKARHKGVVEVPLGTPAGSPVRIWVDGDGGVTRSPRTQADVIMATALAGVSVFSALSAASLGVFTIRARRLERRTLETWEAEWTVVEPRWSGRPGT; encoded by the coding sequence ATGGCACATGATCTCTCCGAGCCCCGGCGGCAAGGAACGTCGAGGCACAGTCTGTGGCGGCATCTGCTCCGCGCCACCGGCCGGGACACGGGACCGCTCGTCCGCCCCGCCGACCGCGCACACAGCCGTCTGGTGACGGAATGCGCACTCGCCGTGGTGGCGGCACTCGTACTCGCCGCCGTGGCCGCGTGGGGGACCTGGAACGCCGAGCACCGACGTGCGCTGGACGACCGGCAGCAGCGACAGCAGATCACGGCGACCACCGTGACGCGCGCGGCGGCGAGGACGAGCGAGAGCGGCTCCGGGCTCGCCGACGCGGCGCGCGCCGAAGCCACCTGGAGGGGCCCGGGGAAGGCCCGGCACAAGGGCGTCGTGGAGGTGCCGCTCGGGACCCCGGCGGGAAGTCCCGTCCGGATCTGGGTCGACGGCGACGGCGGGGTCACGAGGAGTCCCCGTACGCAGGCGGATGTGATCATGGCTACGGCGCTGGCCGGCGTGTCGGTGTTCAGCGCCCTCTCGGCCGCTTCCCTGGGCGTCTTCACCATCCGCGCCCGCCGGCTCGAGCGGCGGACACTGGAGACATGGGAAGCGGAGTGGACCGTCGTCGAACCGCGGTGGTCCGGCCGTCCGGGGACCTGA